In Scyliorhinus torazame isolate Kashiwa2021f chromosome 9, sScyTor2.1, whole genome shotgun sequence, a single window of DNA contains:
- the LOC140429303 gene encoding transmembrane protein 171-like isoform X3 yields MRTVPTLERIEGDRSSYKTGFFLFIFGVSFLSAGVIVATFGFQSCDRNGGSCNVILKATGPSLCGIALVFILLSRSTTLINLRQLVYSADQQCFLSCSKQDTFARFLIFGVLFCFSGVLLTMIGVWAITCPGTMEDEGFNLTSNTNGNEKCKLLFLQIMGPVVTFIGICFLLISHVKKKVALSAEEECASGNNQQPHIAGTCQIAIDNSVLVLPPPPPYFPEPPPVVNDYNGICQSPPSDSPPSYYSVVFCRSQKDENRNSNMTGGRLILTGFPAHYHVC; encoded by the exons ATGCGTACTGTTCCGACGCTGGAGAGAATAGAGGGAGATAGAAGCTCTTATAAAACAGGATTCTTTCTATTCATTTTTGGGGTTTCATTTCTATCCGCTGGAGTCATTGTTGCTACTTTTGGGTTCCAGTCATGCGATCGTAATGGTGGCAGCTGCAATGTGATCCTAAAGGCAACTGGACCAAGTTTATGTGGTATTGCATTGGTGTTCATACTGCTATCAAGATCCACAACTCTAATTAATCTGAGACAGCTGGTCTACTCAGCAGATCAACAGTGCTTTCTTTCTTGCAGCAAACAGGACACTTTTGCCCGTTTCCTCATCTTTGGTGTCCTCTTTTGTTTTAGTGGAGTGCTGTTAACGATGATTGGAGTTTGGGCGATCACCTGCCCTGGCACCATGGAAGATGAAGGATTCAATTTAACTAGTAACACTAATGGAAATGAGAAATGTAAACTGCTGTTCTTGCAAATCATGGGTCCAGTGGTAACGTTTATTGGTATTTGCTTCTTACTAATCTCCCATGTCAAAAAGAAGGTTGCACTAAGTGCAGAGGAAGAATGTGCATCGGGAAATAACCAACAGCCCCATATAGCAGGCACATGTCAAATTGCAATAG ATAACTCTGTGCTGgtcctaccaccaccaccaccttattTCCCTGAGCCACCGCCAGTTGTAAATGATTACAATGGAATCTGTCAGTCCCCTCCCAGCGATAGTCCTCCCTCTTATTACAGTGTTGTCTTCTGCAG GTCCCAAAAAGATGAGAACCGTAATTCCAACATGACAGGTGGCAGATTGATTCTTACCGGCTTTCCAGCACATTACCATGTTTGCTGA
- the LOC140429303 gene encoding transmembrane protein 171-like isoform X1, whose protein sequence is MFTLAQSSSSLEKPCRLCSTAFPFVFILPVQPAQIKEGHFNPEKSIMRTVPTLERIEGDRSSYKTGFFLFIFGVSFLSAGVIVATFGFQSCDRNGGSCNVILKATGPSLCGIALVFILLSRSTTLINLRQLVYSADQQCFLSCSKQDTFARFLIFGVLFCFSGVLLTMIGVWAITCPGTMEDEGFNLTSNTNGNEKCKLLFLQIMGPVVTFIGICFLLISHVKKKVALSAEEECASGNNQQPHIAGTCQIAIDNSVLVLPPPPPYFPEPPPVVNDYNGICQSPPSDSPPSYYSVVFCRSQKDENRNSNMTGGRLILTGFPAHYHVC, encoded by the exons GTTCAGCCAGCTCAGATTAAAGAAGGACATTTCAATCCTGAGAAGTCGATAATGCGTACTGTTCCGACGCTGGAGAGAATAGAGGGAGATAGAAGCTCTTATAAAACAGGATTCTTTCTATTCATTTTTGGGGTTTCATTTCTATCCGCTGGAGTCATTGTTGCTACTTTTGGGTTCCAGTCATGCGATCGTAATGGTGGCAGCTGCAATGTGATCCTAAAGGCAACTGGACCAAGTTTATGTGGTATTGCATTGGTGTTCATACTGCTATCAAGATCCACAACTCTAATTAATCTGAGACAGCTGGTCTACTCAGCAGATCAACAGTGCTTTCTTTCTTGCAGCAAACAGGACACTTTTGCCCGTTTCCTCATCTTTGGTGTCCTCTTTTGTTTTAGTGGAGTGCTGTTAACGATGATTGGAGTTTGGGCGATCACCTGCCCTGGCACCATGGAAGATGAAGGATTCAATTTAACTAGTAACACTAATGGAAATGAGAAATGTAAACTGCTGTTCTTGCAAATCATGGGTCCAGTGGTAACGTTTATTGGTATTTGCTTCTTACTAATCTCCCATGTCAAAAAGAAGGTTGCACTAAGTGCAGAGGAAGAATGTGCATCGGGAAATAACCAACAGCCCCATATAGCAGGCACATGTCAAATTGCAATAG ATAACTCTGTGCTGgtcctaccaccaccaccaccttattTCCCTGAGCCACCGCCAGTTGTAAATGATTACAATGGAATCTGTCAGTCCCCTCCCAGCGATAGTCCTCCCTCTTATTACAGTGTTGTCTTCTGCAG GTCCCAAAAAGATGAGAACCGTAATTCCAACATGACAGGTGGCAGATTGATTCTTACCGGCTTTCCAGCACATTACCATGTTTGCTGA
- the LOC140429303 gene encoding transmembrane protein 171-like isoform X4 yields the protein MFKLSASGVLLTMIGVWAITCPGTMEDEGFNLTSNTNGNEKCKLLFLQIMGPVVTFIGICFLLISHVKKKVALSAEEECASGNNQQPHIAGTCQIAIDNSVLVLPPPPPYFPEPPPVVNDYNGICQSPPSDSPPSYYSVVFCRSQKDENRNSNMTGGRLILTGFPAHYHVC from the exons TGGAGTGCTGTTAACGATGATTGGAGTTTGGGCGATCACCTGCCCTGGCACCATGGAAGATGAAGGATTCAATTTAACTAGTAACACTAATGGAAATGAGAAATGTAAACTGCTGTTCTTGCAAATCATGGGTCCAGTGGTAACGTTTATTGGTATTTGCTTCTTACTAATCTCCCATGTCAAAAAGAAGGTTGCACTAAGTGCAGAGGAAGAATGTGCATCGGGAAATAACCAACAGCCCCATATAGCAGGCACATGTCAAATTGCAATAG ATAACTCTGTGCTGgtcctaccaccaccaccaccttattTCCCTGAGCCACCGCCAGTTGTAAATGATTACAATGGAATCTGTCAGTCCCCTCCCAGCGATAGTCCTCCCTCTTATTACAGTGTTGTCTTCTGCAG GTCCCAAAAAGATGAGAACCGTAATTCCAACATGACAGGTGGCAGATTGATTCTTACCGGCTTTCCAGCACATTACCATGTTTGCTGA
- the LOC140429303 gene encoding transmembrane protein 171-like isoform X2, with product MFTLAQSSSSLEKPCRLCSTAFPFVFILPVQPAQIKEGHFNPEKSIMRTVPTLERIEGDRSSYKTGFFLFIFGVSFLSAGVIVATFGFQSCDRNGGSCNVILKATGPSLCGIALVFILLSRSTTLINLRQLVYSADQQCFLSCSKQDTFARFLIFGVLFCFSGVLLTMIGVWAITCPGTMEDEGFNLTSNTNGNEKCKLLFLQIMGPVVTFIGICFLLISHVKKKVALSAEEECASGNNQQPHIAGTCQIAIDNSVLVLPPPPPYFPEPPPVVNDYNGICQSPPSDSPPSYYSVVFCRNEE from the exons GTTCAGCCAGCTCAGATTAAAGAAGGACATTTCAATCCTGAGAAGTCGATAATGCGTACTGTTCCGACGCTGGAGAGAATAGAGGGAGATAGAAGCTCTTATAAAACAGGATTCTTTCTATTCATTTTTGGGGTTTCATTTCTATCCGCTGGAGTCATTGTTGCTACTTTTGGGTTCCAGTCATGCGATCGTAATGGTGGCAGCTGCAATGTGATCCTAAAGGCAACTGGACCAAGTTTATGTGGTATTGCATTGGTGTTCATACTGCTATCAAGATCCACAACTCTAATTAATCTGAGACAGCTGGTCTACTCAGCAGATCAACAGTGCTTTCTTTCTTGCAGCAAACAGGACACTTTTGCCCGTTTCCTCATCTTTGGTGTCCTCTTTTGTTTTAGTGGAGTGCTGTTAACGATGATTGGAGTTTGGGCGATCACCTGCCCTGGCACCATGGAAGATGAAGGATTCAATTTAACTAGTAACACTAATGGAAATGAGAAATGTAAACTGCTGTTCTTGCAAATCATGGGTCCAGTGGTAACGTTTATTGGTATTTGCTTCTTACTAATCTCCCATGTCAAAAAGAAGGTTGCACTAAGTGCAGAGGAAGAATGTGCATCGGGAAATAACCAACAGCCCCATATAGCAGGCACATGTCAAATTGCAATAG ATAACTCTGTGCTGgtcctaccaccaccaccaccttattTCCCTGAGCCACCGCCAGTTGTAAATGATTACAATGGAATCTGTCAGTCCCCTCCCAGCGATAGTCCTCCCTCTTATTACAGTGTTGTCTTCTGCAG GAATGAAGAATAG